CAGCTCCTCGTCAATATCTGCCGCAACCCTGCAGCCCCCtattctctcctcttttttgaCTTTGACTCACTTGTTCTTTTCTGAGAgccttctcttttcttctaccctcttctttcctttttagGTTTTTGTATAGGTTTCATTGAAGTATAGGGAGTTGGTCGTTATGCAACCTCTGGATCACAGTCCTGACAGGGACAGGGTAGTTCATTGTCGATTTTCATGTTAATTTCTAAAATAATCAACATATTTATTATACAGAAAAGATACAAAATCCATAATCACAAGAACAACTGGAAAGTTATGCATGTTGTATTTGGGATTGATATTCAAATGCTGCAAAAAGTCGAACAAATGACTAGTGGAGCAGCATTTTTGCCGCCATGTAAGCGACCAGGACTGAAGAATGGATGAAGTCTGTCAGAGAAAGTATCTACAAAGGTGTGAATGTGGACTCCAGAGTCTCCACAGAAGAAGGAAACACGGCCTTCTGTGTAGTCCAGAAATATGCCCACCTTTCTAGGTCTCTGCTCTAGAGCCAACAAGGTGACAGGAGAGCTGTTGGCAATGTACTGGCCTCCAGCCTTGAGGCTTAAAGTCCAAAAACCATTTGCAGGGCATACGGTGAACTTGCCCTTCCTATTTATGGACTGTCTGACGACACCTAGGTTCCATTCAATCTTCTCTCCAACCTCCACCTCCCAGTAGTACCTCCCACTGTCGAAGCTTTCTTTGGCCAGAACGTTTGCCACACGGTCAAACCGCTTGGGGTTATCTGGTACCTCCTgaagtttgtctgtgtgtctcactTGCTTTCTGTCAtctgagacagaaagacaggggTGGGCTGTCTTAGCACTCAGGTTGACATCCACtaagagaaagggaggagaaaaggtCAAGAACAggtcaaacagcagaaacatatTTATCACAAATCATATTCATATTTCAAAATACTGCACCAGAGAAGATTCTGGGTGGCTGGAAAAATAAATCTCCACTGTGCACAGAACCCTCCATTTGTGACTATGTGATTCCTTCTTTTTTACACAATCCACATGACTGAAGCAAACATGTGGGGTGTTAAAAACATTCTCTACTCTCTCAAAAAGTAAGGAAATACATATCCCTTCCCGTTTTCTGACCTGTCCTCCCACCTCAATAActtattgttattttgttcaGCTGTAGCCAAACACTTACCTGTATATTTCTCTATTCTCTTAAGCTCTGTAAAAGAAGAGACACAAGAAAAGGATGATCATTATCACTGAATATAATGTAGGATGTTTATTTGGAGCATaagattaaaaatgtattactgACCAGATTTGGAGAGCCTGTTGACTTCGGCCTTTATGGTCTCCATTATGTCTGACAATGTTCGTCTGGTGACCCCAACACAAGGATCAGTTTCTATGATGACCTTGGACCAGTCCTTCATCTCAGGGGGACACGTAGTAGAAATTATGCTCTAcatgaaataaacacag
This genomic window from Mastacembelus armatus chromosome 8, fMasArm1.2, whole genome shotgun sequence contains:
- the btr02 gene encoding bloodthirsty-related gene family, member 2, whose amino-acid sequence is MASTISLLSEKHFLCCLCRNIFSSPVTIPCGHSFCLSCLCRYWARHQYKYCPHCKRVFTDRPDLSVNCTLAEVCDDYRKTRPQKPPEEEPVIDVNQLVQERLQKIERLKYSLELQKNSYLREVRESQKVFSALVNAMEKSHKAVVAAIEERQREEETRVETLVKELEQEIQELRNGIIESEPKIPRNNDQSDYTNQVTLSIISTTCPPEMKDWSKVIIETDPCVGVTRRTLSDIMETIKAEVNRLSKSELKRIEKYTVDVNLSAKTAHPCLSVSDDRKQVRHTDKLQEVPDNPKRFDRVANVLAKESFDSGRYYWEVEVGEKIEWNLGVVRQSINRKGKFTVCPANGFWTLSLKAGGQYIANSSPVTLLALEQRPRKVGIFLDYTEGRVSFFCGDSGVHIHTFVDTFSDRLHPFFSPGRLHGGKNAAPLVICSTFCSI